CTCTTGACGATGCTCAGTGGCGGACAGCGGTATACCGCGTCTGGAGTAATGGACAGTCGCGAACGAGTGACCTCGATGGGCACGCAAATGAATCATAGTGTGTAAAGGAGCGGGACGGCTGTGGGTGCAACAATCACAGTATTCGAATCGGCTCTCAGCGCGTTGACGGCGAACGCGGGTGGGATGAGTGTTACCGCGAACAATATCGCCAACGTCAACACCCCTGGCTATGCGCGACAGCGGGTGACGTTTGCCTCGCGATCGCCGCAAGTCTCGGGAGGAATTGAGTTAGGGCGCGGGGTCGAGCTCACGAGTGTCGAGCGGATCTTCGATGAATTTGCGGAGCTTCGTCTCACCAACGCGTCGAGTGATAAGGGCGAAACAGACGTTGGCTCGGGGAACATTCGACAAGTCGAGGCGTTGTTTAACGAAGTGGGGCAGCCGGGTTTGGCGCAGTATATCGGCGATTTTTTTAATACCTGGAGCGATATCGCCAACGACGCCTCCGAGCGGGCGCCACGCAATAATACATTAAATAAGGCGGCGATCTTAATCGACCGTTTTCATCAGCTCTCTCAGGGGTTGAAAGACAATCGGACGTTGCTGGATGGCGACGTGCGGGACCGCGTCAGTCAGATCAACAATATGGCGGAACAGTTGGCGGATATTAATCAGCGCATTGCCGCGGCCGACGAGCGCACACAGTTGACATTGCGCGATCAACGAACCCAACTGGTGCATGATCTGGCCGAATATGTCGATGTGCAGGCGCTGGAAACCAGCGATGGGGAATATCAGGTGTACATCGCGCAGGGGCTCCAGCTCGTGGCGGGCGCTACCTATGGCACGCTCTCGACGCAAGTCGATGCCACCAATGCCGGCTTGGTCGACGTGCTCTTCGCCGTTGGGTCAGCGACCGGGTCCGACATCACGAGCCGCATTAACGGCGGAGAGTTGAAGGGCTTGCTGGATCTGCGGGATACCACGATCCCGAGCTATCAGACGCAACTGGATGAACTGGCGTATGAGTTGGCGACGGAATTCAATACCGTACACCTCACAGGTTTTGGACTCGATGGTGTCGGGGCGCGGCGGTTCTTTGGCGATTTGGCCACGACCGTGGACGCCGCGGCCAGTATTGCGTTGGATGCGGCCGTGGATGGCGTCCCTAACGCGTTGGCGGCCGCCGGGGCCGCAGCCCAGATCCCGGCAGGCAACAGTGTCTCACTGACATTGGCGGCGATGCAGACGACCAGCATTACGTTTACCACCGGATCGACGACGTTCACGAATTTCTACAGCGGTCTCCTCGCAACGATCGGCAGCGACACCTCGTTTCTAAAGGATCGAGCCGGATTTGCGGCCGAGGTCTTTCGCCAAGCGCAAGTGCAACGGGAGCGCGTCTCCGGCGTGTCATTAGAAGAAGAGCAGATGCTGTTGCTGAAGTATCAGTCGGCGTTTCAGGCCGCGTCCCGCATGGTGGGGGTGGCGGATCAGCTACTGCAAACGCTCGTACAACTGCTTGAATAACGTTTCAAACGCTTATGGCATCGGACCGCATTACATTTACGTCGACGCAACTGCTATTGCAGGAAAACCTCTTTGAGGTGCAGCGGCAATACAACGACAAAGTGATGCCGGCGACGACCGGCAAGAAAATCAATTATCTGTCCGATTCGCCGACGACCACGTCGCGGGTGATGAGTCTGCGCAATCAAGTGCGAACCAACGACCAATACCAAAGCAATTTGACGTTAGCGCGGCTGAACCTCAACTTTGCCGACAATCGACTTTCACAAGCCGATACGACGATGATGAAAGTACGCGAGATCGTGCTACGCGCCAATGACGCGAGTGTGAGTGGTTCCATGCTGAATCAGTTGGGAGAGCAGATCGACGACTTAAAGACCGAATTGCTCACCTATGCCAACGCCACGTTGGATGGAAAATATATCTTTTCCGGAACGGCGATCACGACGCAGCCGTTCTCCGGAACGCCGACGGCCTTTGCCGGGAATAGCAACGCGCTATACATCCAAGCCACTTCGACGTTGCGGGTGCAAGTCAATCTCGACGGCAACAGCATCTTTTCCGGCAGTGGGGGCGGCGTCGATATCTTCGATGTCCTCGACGATTTAAAGACCGATGTGCAGGCAGGGAATGCGGCTAATATCGCGACCGATTTGACGCGACTCGATACCGGACTCACGCAAGTTCGTAACGCGCGTTCCGATATCGGCATCCGGATGCAGCAGATCGAAGTGAATGAAACGGCGCTCTCCGAAAGTCGGGTCCAAATCTTGAGCGATCTCTCACTGCTGCAGGATGTCGAAATCGACAAGGCGATCAGCGAATTAGTGACCCGCGAAACGGCGTTGCGATTGGTCTTTTCGACTACGTCGCGCGTGCTCGGTGTCATCAGCGGTTTGCCGTTGGGCCAATAGTGTGACCACACCAACGACCATTACGATTCAACGCGTGGGGCCCGATATCCCGTCCTGGGCAGAGGATCGGGCTTGGCTGGCGGAGGCGTATTGCGATGCCATTGCGGAAGAGTTGACACATTCGTGGGTCCAAACCATCCGCCGGGTCGATCGCAATCGGCGCGATGAGATCATGGATATGCTGAGTCCGTTGTTGCTGCAAAAAGATCGCGCCTGTTTGCTAGTAGCTCGTCATGCGGCGGCGCGGGTCGGGTATTTCTTGGGACTGGTCAAAGATTGTGTGGCCGAAGTCCCAGCCGCAGTCGGTTATGTGAATGGACTCTATGTGGCGACCGAGTATCGGCGCCTTGGGATTGCGGGGCATCTTTATACGGAGGGCCGTAAGTGGTTTGCGGCGCAAGGGTTGACCGCGGTGGAGTTGTATACGGCCGTCGGCAATGCGGCTGCGTCGGCCTTTTGGCGTAAACACGGATTTTGCGTGACCGAAGAAGTGATGGTGGCACGCCTGGGTGAGTCTCCTCTGATTACGACAACAACTGAATAACCGCCATCGGTTGGATCGGCGCGTGGGCTTGTCCGAGTTGCGCGTCGACTTGTTTGGCGATCGAGCTTGCGAGGCTTTCCGCCTGATGAGCGGAGATGGTCACGCGTCCGCGCCCGGCGAGCACTTCATCGTTGCGGGTCTCGCCTTGATAACGGGCTTCAATGGCGGTGAGCGCTTCGTGTTGGGTACGCAACGCGCGATCGAGTTGATCCAGCGTTGTGACATGGGCTTGCAGCTGCTCCGGATCGTCCTCGGAGGGGTGTGAACGGAGCACTTCGCGGGTCACTTGGACCGATTCGACGACGGAGGCCTGGAGCTGATCGATGGCCCCTGCGTCGATCGTCAGCTGTTCTTCTAGAGAACGTTCCATGCTCACAGTGTCCTCACTGGATGACTGTGCCGTCGCTGTCGTGAATTGTAATAGGAACTCCCGCGGAGAGCTGGGCAGTTGGGATCGCGGTGCGATGGTTTGCGGCGTCGCAGTGAATTGGATCGTATATGGAGAGGACGGTTGCGGCGGCGCGGTGTCTTCGCGTGGCATCTCGCGCGCCTGCACAGCGCGTCTGGCAGTCGGCGCGGCGCGGAATTTGGGTGTTGTTCCTTGCATCGCCAATTCCACTTCGGTGTCGGTGAGTGATTCGGTGCGATGTTCCTGCGCTTGAGCCGCGGCGACGGCTTCTGCCGGGCTGCGCTGTTGTGCAGTTGGCGTCGTTTGTGTGTCCGGAGTTCGTGCGGCGGGTGGTCGCCGCTGCGTTGTGTGTGCTGGCTGATCCGCAGCGGGAGGTCGATGTTCCTGGTCCGCATCACGCGAGGCATCAAGACGTCGCTGCTGGGCGTTACGTGCCTCGCTGCTGCGTTGTAGGCGCTCCTGGCTCGATGCCGCATGCTCCGAGTTTATATCGCGTTGCGGTCGTTCCTCTGCAGAGCTCTTTTGCAATGACGTCGGAGGACCGGATGCTGCCGTCTCAATCGTAGACGTCGATCGGCTATTGCCTTGGGAACGACTGAACAGCTGGGCGTCATTCGAACCTAATTGGGGCGCGGATTGGGCCGATGGATCTCCGCCCGCGAGCATGTGTTTGCGCGTGGTTTCTTCCGGTGTCTCGGGATGCGGCCGGCGGGATGCCACAATGGCGGACGCCTTGGCCTTGCTGCGCTCGACTAGTTCCGCTTCTTGATTTTGGGTGATAGTTGAAGTCTGAGCGTTGGTTTGTGCAATATGTTGATTCAGCTCAGTGCGACGCTCTTGCACCGCTTTAATGGCGGTTTCCAATGCCATCCGGGCCAATTTGGCATTCGTAAAACGATCGGCGCGGGCAATGCTCCGGTCACTGGCCTTTTTTTCCGCAGAATCGCCGTCGCGTTCGCGCTTAGCCCCGCGGGTCTCAACTTGATCGGTCCCTTGGACACGTCCGGACAGTGGGGCGGAGCGGAGCCGATCTTGTTGCTGTAGCTGGTCGACTGCTTGGGCCGGCGAAGTGGCCCCCATAGAAATGCTTGAACTGTTCGCCATAATTTCCCCCTCCAAAAGTATAAACGGCATTGAACTTTGAAAACTTGAGGGGAATTTATTTATTCATTGAACCATTCAGAAATGCGTGGGAAATGCCGTTTTTGCTCTCTACCGGTCTTGTGCGGTTCACGCGGGGTGGAACGGAGGGTTGGAGCGTACCCGGATGGAAATTGCAACGATAGCTGGTCTACTGCTGGCACTCGCCGGAATCGTCGGGGGGCTCATCCTCGAGGGGGGAAGTCTCGCTCAAATTTTGCAGCCGACAGCGGCGATGATCGTGTTGGGGGGAACGTTCGGGGCCGTGCTCGTCAGTTTTCCGCTGAATACCTTCATGACGGCGATGCTCGGATTTTTGAAGATTCTGAAACCGCCGGTCTCCGACCCGTTTGCCGTGATTGAGCAACTCGCGGAATTTTCGACCAAGGCCAGGAAAGAAGGGATTGTGTCATTGGAAGCCGACGCGAAGAATCTGAAAGATGAATTTCTGCGCAAGGCGATCATGATGGCAGTCGACGGCGCCGACCCCAAAGAAATTCAGCACACGCTCGAGACCCAATTGGGCTACATGAACGAGCATGGGATGACGATCCCTAAGGTCTGGGAAGCGGCGGGCGGGTATGCGCCCACGGTCGGGATCATCGGCGCGGTGATGGGGTTGATCCAGGTTATGCAGCACTTAGATAATATCGAAGAAGTCGGTCACGGAATTGCGGTGGCGTTCGTGGCGACGATCTATGGTGTGGGATGCTCGAATATTATCTTTTTGCCGGCTGCGACCAAGCTGACATTGCAGCATAAAAAAGACATTGTGATCAAAGAGATGATCATTGAAGGGATCGTGATGGTGATCGAAGGGGTGAACCCGATGGTCATTCGCGACAAGCTGTCGGGATTCTTCGTGGAGAAGTCCAAACAAGTGGAAGCGGAGAAAAAATAGGGACATGTAGCGGGTAGTTGCGTACTGTGCCGGGTGGCCTAGGACCCGTAAGAATCGTGGATTCGTGCGGTGGTCAGAGTTCAACGCTCTAGATTTTCAGTGGAAATTATTTCTCTTCGTTTGGCCTCCGAATTGCTTTCCATATCATCTTCCGGCTCACTGAAAAGTGCCGACAGGGGGACGCGTGTCGAAAAAGAAGCATGCCCACGAAGAACATGCGAATCATGAGCGCTGGCTGGTGTCATACGCCGACTTCATTACGCTGCTGTTTGCGTTCTTCGTCGTGCTCTTTTCCTCGTCGCAGGTCGATCGCAGTAAAACCAATAAGATGTCGTTGGCCATCGAAGCGGCGTTCAGCCGGTTCTCGCTGTTTAAAGAACAGGCCGGCGAATTGAACCTGATGGGGACGAATGGCAAAGTAGCGAGTAGTCGCAAGAGTGTGATTACCAGCGACGAGGGGGCGCCGCTCTTTATGGCGCCGGAATTGATGGATGAATCGTCAGACGAACAATCGGTGCGCTATAACATGGGACCCGGTGAATTATCGGACAATGTCGGCGTGCCATCCACCATGGAAAAGGCGATGCAGCGGGCGCAGCAGGATCTGATGAAGATTATGGAGAAGCATCAGTTGGGCGCTGCGGTTGGGATCGGCTGGGATGAGCGCGGGCTGGTCGTGAGTGTGCGGGACGTGGCGTTGTTTAAATCGGGCGTGGACGAATTGACGCCGGAGTCGAAAGTGGTGTTGGACAATGTTGCACAAATGATCAGTCGTTTGCCGAACCAAGTGCGGATTGAGGGCCACACCGACGATCGGTCGCCCGGCGATCCGTTTCATTCGAATTGGCAACTTTCGTCGGCCCGTGCCACGCATATCGTGGAGTGGTTGGTCGAAGAGTTCGACATCAATCCCAATCGATTGGTTGCGGTGGGGTATGGGCAGTATCGGCCGGTGGCGGACAACAAAAGTGAGGCGGGGCGACAGCGGAATCGACGGGTCGATATTGTGATCCTTTCCGAGCAGGCGGCGAAAAAAGAAGCGCCACTGCCCGTCAATCTCCCGCCGGCCACGGCGAGTCAGCCGCCGAAAGATCCGTTCGATCATTTACCCGTCCGAGGTGCGGTGCCGGCACCACGACCTGCCAGTCCATCAGGGTTATCGCTGACACCGGAAACCGCCACAATGACGTTCTGAGTGGCGTTTCGTTCGGAATAAAAGTCCGCAAGCGGATGCTGCTCCGTGCCGTGCTGATTGAGACCCTCGCGGAGCGATGCGGTCAGCGCATCACGGTCCGTAATGACTGGAACGGGCTGGATGAATCGTGCCCATGGCGCGGTCGCGTCGATGTGTGGTTGATAGCTGAGACTTGGGCAGTGTAGCAGCAGGGCCTCCAGCAGCAGAATCGTTGTGATGCCGACGACGAGGTCGCTGGCGAGCACGACCTCG
This region of Deltaproteobacteria bacterium genomic DNA includes:
- a CDS encoding GNAT family N-acetyltransferase, which encodes MTTPTTITIQRVGPDIPSWAEDRAWLAEAYCDAIAEELTHSWVQTIRRVDRNRRDEIMDMLSPLLLQKDRACLLVARHAAARVGYFLGLVKDCVAEVPAAVGYVNGLYVATEYRRLGIAGHLYTEGRKWFAAQGLTAVELYTAVGNAAASAFWRKHGFCVTEEVMVARLGESPLITTTTE
- a CDS encoding OmpA family protein, whose translation is MSKKKHAHEEHANHERWLVSYADFITLLFAFFVVLFSSSQVDRSKTNKMSLAIEAAFSRFSLFKEQAGELNLMGTNGKVASSRKSVITSDEGAPLFMAPELMDESSDEQSVRYNMGPGELSDNVGVPSTMEKAMQRAQQDLMKIMEKHQLGAAVGIGWDERGLVVSVRDVALFKSGVDELTPESKVVLDNVAQMISRLPNQVRIEGHTDDRSPGDPFHSNWQLSSARATHIVEWLVEEFDINPNRLVAVGYGQYRPVADNKSEAGRQRNRRVDIVILSEQAAKKEAPLPVNLPPATASQPPKDPFDHLPVRGAVPAPRPASPSGLSLTPETATMTF
- the flgK gene encoding flagellar hook-associated protein FlgK, which produces MGATITVFESALSALTANAGGMSVTANNIANVNTPGYARQRVTFASRSPQVSGGIELGRGVELTSVERIFDEFAELRLTNASSDKGETDVGSGNIRQVEALFNEVGQPGLAQYIGDFFNTWSDIANDASERAPRNNTLNKAAILIDRFHQLSQGLKDNRTLLDGDVRDRVSQINNMAEQLADINQRIAAADERTQLTLRDQRTQLVHDLAEYVDVQALETSDGEYQVYIAQGLQLVAGATYGTLSTQVDATNAGLVDVLFAVGSATGSDITSRINGGELKGLLDLRDTTIPSYQTQLDELAYELATEFNTVHLTGFGLDGVGARRFFGDLATTVDAAASIALDAAVDGVPNALAAAGAAAQIPAGNSVSLTLAAMQTTSITFTTGSTTFTNFYSGLLATIGSDTSFLKDRAGFAAEVFRQAQVQRERVSGVSLEEEQMLLLKYQSAFQAASRMVGVADQLLQTLVQLLE
- the flgL gene encoding flagellar hook-associated protein FlgL, which produces MASDRITFTSTQLLLQENLFEVQRQYNDKVMPATTGKKINYLSDSPTTTSRVMSLRNQVRTNDQYQSNLTLARLNLNFADNRLSQADTTMMKVREIVLRANDASVSGSMLNQLGEQIDDLKTELLTYANATLDGKYIFSGTAITTQPFSGTPTAFAGNSNALYIQATSTLRVQVNLDGNSIFSGSGGGVDIFDVLDDLKTDVQAGNAANIATDLTRLDTGLTQVRNARSDIGIRMQQIEVNETALSESRVQILSDLSLLQDVEIDKAISELVTRETALRLVFSTTSRVLGVISGLPLGQ
- a CDS encoding flagellar motor protein, giving the protein MEIATIAGLLLALAGIVGGLILEGGSLAQILQPTAAMIVLGGTFGAVLVSFPLNTFMTAMLGFLKILKPPVSDPFAVIEQLAEFSTKARKEGIVSLEADAKNLKDEFLRKAIMMAVDGADPKEIQHTLETQLGYMNEHGMTIPKVWEAAGGYAPTVGIIGAVMGLIQVMQHLDNIEEVGHGIAVAFVATIYGVGCSNIIFLPAATKLTLQHKKDIVIKEMIIEGIVMVIEGVNPMVIRDKLSGFFVEKSKQVEAEKK